The proteins below are encoded in one region of Acinetobacter piscicola:
- a CDS encoding class I SAM-dependent DNA methyltransferase has protein sequence MKTIDYYNQYADQFLQATLYVDMESLYQPFLAELPDSARILDLGCGSGRDTLAFKNKGYQVDAIDYSEVLVERASQLTGIAVQQQSFYELDMHDVYDGVWACASLLHCARNRLPDVLKRIHAALRRGGVCYMSFKYGTIDRVKDGRAFTDLDEEQAKELLDQLDRVTVLKQWITVDKRPDRNEEWLNLLWKKHA, from the coding sequence ATGAAAACAATAGACTATTACAACCAATACGCAGATCAATTTTTACAAGCCACGTTGTATGTGGATATGGAAAGCCTATACCAACCATTTTTAGCTGAGTTGCCAGATTCAGCACGCATCCTGGATTTAGGCTGTGGCTCAGGGCGTGACACTTTGGCTTTTAAAAATAAAGGCTATCAAGTTGATGCTATCGACTATTCTGAAGTATTGGTCGAACGAGCGAGCCAACTGACCGGTATCGCTGTTCAGCAGCAAAGTTTTTATGAGCTTGATATGCACGATGTTTATGATGGGGTATGGGCATGTGCCTCTTTACTACATTGTGCTCGTAATAGACTCCCTGATGTTTTAAAACGTATTCATGCTGCATTACGCCGTGGGGGTGTTTGTTATATGTCATTTAAATACGGCACAATAGACCGAGTAAAAGATGGTAGAGCATTTACCGATTTAGATGAAGAACAAGCTAAAGAATTACTAGATCAGTTGGATAGGGTTACTGTATTAAAACAATGGATTACTGTAGATAAGCGTCCTGATCGTAATGAGGAATGGCTCAATCTGCTTTGGAAAAAACATGCTTAA